A genome region from Nocardioides cynanchi includes the following:
- a CDS encoding ABC transporter permease: MSLLTSATPPTSDPGTKVVVSKPASESRLPGPLLFLARAFGTLWSNGKARIGIVLLTLFILIAVLAPLIANHSPSSTDFTPYQNPSSSNWFGTTGNGQDVFSQIVYGARVSLLVGLVAGAVATLIAVTIGLVAGYRPGAVDEVLSFFTNLALVIPGLPLMIILAAYVPSRSIWTIVLVVAFTSWATGARVVRSQATSIRERDFVTSSVFSGEGLFRIVFREILPNMTSLVAGSFFGAATAAVMAEASLEFLGLGNPNTVSWGTILYYAQQQNALLTGQWVLVFAPGLMIALLAVSFTLINFGVDALSNPRLREK, encoded by the coding sequence ATGAGCCTGCTGACCTCCGCGACACCGCCGACCAGCGACCCGGGCACGAAGGTCGTGGTCTCCAAGCCCGCCTCGGAGTCCCGGCTGCCCGGCCCGCTGCTCTTCCTGGCCCGCGCGTTCGGCACCCTGTGGTCCAACGGCAAGGCCCGGATCGGCATCGTGCTGCTCACGCTGTTCATCCTGATCGCCGTGCTGGCGCCGCTGATCGCCAACCACTCGCCGAGCTCCACCGACTTCACGCCGTACCAGAACCCCTCGTCGAGCAACTGGTTCGGCACCACCGGCAACGGCCAGGACGTCTTCTCGCAGATCGTGTACGGCGCCCGGGTCTCGCTGCTGGTCGGGCTGGTGGCCGGTGCCGTGGCCACCCTGATCGCGGTCACGATCGGCCTGGTGGCGGGCTACCGGCCCGGTGCGGTCGACGAGGTGCTCAGCTTCTTCACCAACCTGGCGCTGGTGATCCCGGGCCTGCCGCTGATGATCATCCTTGCCGCCTACGTCCCGAGCCGCTCGATCTGGACCATCGTGCTGGTCGTCGCCTTCACCTCCTGGGCCACCGGCGCCCGGGTGGTGCGGAGCCAGGCGACCTCGATCCGGGAGCGCGACTTCGTGACCTCGTCGGTCTTCTCCGGGGAGGGCCTGTTCCGGATCGTGTTCCGGGAGATCCTGCCGAACATGACCTCGCTGGTCGCCGGCAGCTTCTTCGGCGCGGCGACCGCGGCAGTGATGGCGGAGGCGAGCCTGGAGTTCCTCGGCCTCGGCAACCCCAACACGGTCAGCTGGGGCACGATCCTCTACTACGCCCAGCAGCAGAACGCGCTGCTCACGGGGCAGTGGGTGCTGGTCTTCGCGCCCGGCCTGATGATCGCGCTGCTCGCGGTCTCGTTCACGCTGATCAACTTCGGCGTGGACGCCCTCTCCAACCCCAGACTGCGGGAGAAGTGA
- a CDS encoding GH39 family glycosyl hydrolase, with protein MTETPHAGTGFEPEAVAAPEDDARADWERRIYRRLTETTEADPASELPAPTGLSASPGNGFVRLEWQPVRGAAGYVLERGRSGDPEDEPAIVSHGGSDVPAVVDVAFADTGVEDDVTYRYRVGAVLGNEHPVWHWSDPVDGTTSGHAGGELTVSVDAAGDAGELDRVWWLVGSERLTQLRFGDLGNGHPIGEEFTEALRIAHADLGVTAVRAHAILHDDNHVVTRADDGSLAFDFTIVDDLYDQILALGIHPVVELGFMPAAIARDLEQTVFEYRGIISPPREWSEWHQTVGALAAHLVERYGVDEVAGWGFEVWNEPNLEVFWTGTQDDYLRLYEEAARAIKDVDARLTVGGPSTAASEWVEALAAYAEKHALPLELATTHTYGNLPLDFRGVLEHHGFGGADILWTEWGVGSTHFGPIHDGVAGAPFVLSGMQSAQGRLKALAYWVVSDHFEELGRAPRLFHDGFGLLTLGNLRKPRYWALHLAAHQGDQVLPSTLEGDGADVLVRSWATRHDDGTVDVLVWNGTVNADLMHGDPRLVREVTVALAGLSSDRYAVEVARVDGEHSNIGSVASGADWPEQAEWARLREADHLHIDEVDDLVAASGSGSVSVTLPQPGVVRIRLKAAPRRTGDGQPSANPEEKTR; from the coding sequence GTGACCGAGACACCGCACGCCGGAACCGGGTTCGAGCCCGAAGCCGTGGCCGCGCCCGAGGACGATGCCCGGGCCGACTGGGAGCGGCGTATCTACCGCCGGCTGACCGAGACCACGGAGGCCGACCCGGCCTCCGAGCTGCCGGCGCCGACGGGCCTGTCCGCGAGCCCGGGCAACGGTTTCGTGAGGCTCGAGTGGCAGCCGGTCCGCGGTGCCGCCGGCTACGTCCTCGAGCGCGGCCGTAGCGGCGACCCGGAGGACGAGCCGGCGATCGTGTCCCACGGCGGCAGCGACGTGCCCGCTGTGGTCGACGTCGCGTTCGCCGACACCGGCGTGGAGGACGACGTCACCTACCGCTACCGGGTCGGGGCCGTGCTCGGCAACGAGCACCCCGTCTGGCACTGGAGCGACCCGGTCGACGGCACGACCAGCGGCCACGCGGGTGGTGAGCTGACCGTCTCCGTGGACGCTGCGGGTGACGCCGGCGAGCTGGACCGCGTGTGGTGGCTGGTCGGCTCCGAGCGGCTCACCCAGCTCCGGTTCGGCGACCTGGGCAACGGCCACCCGATCGGCGAGGAGTTCACCGAGGCGCTGCGGATCGCGCACGCCGACCTCGGCGTGACCGCCGTGCGTGCCCACGCGATCCTGCACGACGACAACCACGTCGTGACCCGCGCCGACGACGGCTCCCTGGCCTTCGACTTCACGATCGTGGACGACCTCTACGACCAGATCCTGGCGCTCGGCATCCATCCGGTGGTCGAGCTCGGCTTCATGCCGGCGGCGATCGCCCGTGACCTCGAGCAGACGGTCTTCGAGTACCGCGGGATCATCTCGCCGCCCCGCGAGTGGTCCGAGTGGCACCAGACGGTGGGCGCGCTCGCCGCGCACCTCGTCGAGCGGTACGGCGTCGACGAGGTCGCCGGCTGGGGCTTCGAGGTGTGGAACGAGCCCAACCTCGAGGTCTTCTGGACCGGCACCCAGGACGACTACCTCCGCCTGTACGAGGAGGCGGCTCGCGCGATCAAGGACGTCGACGCGCGGCTCACGGTCGGCGGCCCCTCGACCGCGGCCTCGGAGTGGGTCGAGGCGCTGGCGGCGTACGCCGAGAAGCACGCACTGCCGCTGGAGCTCGCGACGACTCACACCTACGGCAACCTGCCCCTGGACTTCCGGGGCGTGCTCGAGCACCACGGCTTCGGCGGCGCCGACATCCTGTGGACCGAGTGGGGCGTCGGCTCGACGCACTTCGGCCCCATCCACGACGGGGTCGCGGGCGCACCGTTCGTCCTCAGCGGGATGCAGAGCGCCCAAGGTCGGCTCAAGGCACTGGCGTACTGGGTGGTCAGCGACCACTTCGAGGAGCTCGGGCGGGCACCGCGGCTCTTCCACGACGGCTTCGGCCTGCTGACCCTCGGCAACCTGCGCAAGCCGCGTTACTGGGCGCTGCACCTCGCCGCGCACCAGGGCGACCAGGTGCTGCCCAGCACCCTCGAGGGGGACGGCGCCGACGTGCTGGTGCGGTCGTGGGCCACCCGCCACGACGACGGCACGGTCGACGTCCTGGTCTGGAACGGCACCGTCAACGCCGATCTCATGCACGGCGACCCACGGCTGGTCCGCGAGGTCACCGTCGCCCTGGCCGGCCTGTCGTCGGACCGGTACGCCGTCGAGGTCGCCCGCGTCGACGGCGAGCACTCCAACATCGGCAGCGTCGCGAGCGGCGCCGACTGGCCCGAGCAGGCCGAGTGGGCCCGCCTCCGCGAGGCCGACCACCTGCACATCGACGAGGTCGACGACCTCGTCGCCGCATCCGGGTCCGGCTCGGTCAGCGTCACGCTGCCGCAGCCGGGCGTGGTCCGGATCCGACTGAAGGCGGCGCCCCGCCGCACCGGCGACGGACAACCGTCGGCGAACCCTGAGGAGAAAACCCGATGA
- a CDS encoding class I SAM-dependent methyltransferase: MAVRPTRAVEISRAQPNSFAQQLFTGLPRRYDLLEAVLSFGQNHRWRTAMVDAVVHSSPAPQRVLDVATGTAGVALMLTERSGADVTGVDLTEQMLRGGLERVREAGRADRIRLVNGRAEQLPFADSTFDAMTFTYLLRYVADPAATVRELARVVRPGGTVSSLEFFVPSPPVWLPLWRLYTRIVLPLGGFVGGGWAWAKVGRFLGPSIEEHYKSYSVAAHVAMWEAAGLVDVHARPMSLGGGLVMWGRKADA; this comes from the coding sequence ATGGCAGTCCGACCGACCCGCGCAGTCGAGATCTCGCGCGCCCAGCCGAACTCGTTCGCCCAGCAGCTGTTCACCGGTCTGCCCCGGCGCTACGACCTGCTCGAGGCGGTGCTGTCCTTCGGTCAGAACCACCGGTGGCGCACCGCGATGGTCGACGCCGTCGTCCACTCCTCCCCCGCCCCGCAGCGGGTGCTCGACGTGGCCACCGGCACGGCGGGGGTCGCGCTGATGCTCACCGAGCGCAGCGGCGCCGACGTCACCGGCGTGGACCTGACCGAGCAGATGCTGCGCGGCGGCCTCGAGCGCGTGCGCGAGGCCGGGCGTGCGGACCGGATCCGGCTGGTCAACGGCCGGGCGGAGCAGCTGCCGTTCGCCGACTCGACGTTCGACGCGATGACGTTCACCTACCTCCTGCGCTACGTCGCCGACCCGGCGGCCACGGTGCGCGAGCTGGCCCGCGTGGTGCGGCCGGGCGGCACCGTCTCGTCGCTGGAGTTCTTCGTCCCCTCGCCCCCGGTGTGGCTGCCGCTGTGGCGCCTCTACACCCGCATCGTGCTGCCGCTCGGCGGCTTCGTCGGCGGCGGCTGGGCCTGGGCGAAGGTGGGGCGCTTCCTCGGGCCCTCCATCGAGGAGCACTACAAGAGCTACTCCGTGGCCGCGCACGTGGCCATGTGGGAGGCCGCGGGACTGGTCGACGTCCACGCCCGGCCGATGAGCCTGGGCGGTGGCCTGGTGATGTGGGGACGCAAGGCCGATGCCTGA
- a CDS encoding ABC transporter ATP-binding protein — protein sequence MSDHRTAQVPALTVEGVSKVYTSRGSGPVTAVDDVSFTLEPGASVGLVGASGSGKSTIAKLVTASERPTSGSITFGDVQVDRLRGRALRRFHGNVQLVFQDPYGALNPLHTVEYIVSRPCQNYLGMNARQARDRVHELLDTVGLTPTEQYAAKLPHQLSGGQRQRVVIARALACDPQLIIADEPVSMLDVSLRAGVLRLLEKLRRDRGLSLLYITHDLLSARVVTDRILVLNHGRVVEQGETKHVLQHPQDDYTVALLDAVATPSAAG from the coding sequence TTGTCTGACCATCGCACGGCCCAGGTCCCCGCCCTCACCGTCGAGGGCGTCAGCAAGGTCTACACGTCCCGCGGCAGCGGACCTGTCACCGCGGTCGACGACGTCTCGTTCACCCTGGAGCCCGGCGCCTCGGTCGGGCTGGTGGGAGCCAGCGGCAGCGGCAAGAGCACCATCGCCAAGCTGGTCACGGCCTCCGAGCGACCGACCTCCGGCTCGATCACCTTCGGAGACGTGCAGGTCGACCGCCTGCGGGGGCGGGCGCTGCGCCGGTTCCACGGCAACGTGCAGCTGGTCTTCCAGGACCCCTACGGCGCCCTGAACCCGCTGCACACCGTCGAGTACATCGTCTCCCGGCCCTGCCAGAACTACCTCGGCATGAACGCGCGGCAGGCCCGCGACCGGGTGCACGAGCTGCTGGACACGGTCGGGCTCACGCCCACCGAGCAGTACGCCGCGAAGCTGCCGCACCAGCTGTCCGGGGGGCAGCGCCAGCGGGTGGTCATCGCCCGGGCCCTGGCCTGCGACCCCCAGCTGATCATCGCCGACGAGCCGGTCTCGATGCTCGACGTCTCGCTGCGGGCCGGAGTCCTGCGGCTGCTGGAGAAGCTCCGCCGCGACCGCGGCCTGAGCCTGCTCTACATCACCCACGACCTGCTCAGTGCCCGCGTCGTGACCGACCGGATCCTCGTGCTCAACCACGGTCGCGTCGTCGAGCAGGGCGAGACCAAGCACGTCCTGCAGCATCCGCAGGACGACTACACCGTGGCGCTGCTCGACGCGGTCGCCACCCCCTCAGCCGCCGGCTGA
- a CDS encoding ABC transporter permease → MNYVLRKTILFVVTLWAAVTMNFLLPRLMPGSPVDAAIAKLSQGGQPVTNAQRRAIEIQLGSPHGSFISQYVDYLANTARFRFGSSYSFPNQTVAHTILTALPWTLLLVGITTIVAFVVGTLLGVYAGWRRGTKSDATVTVGATLFAAFPPFWLGLLLLFVFAFKLNAFPIKGGYSPGLTPNLGLSFLANAVSHSFLPALTLAITSLSGWVFGMRNNMINTLGEDYVTFAEANGLRRRTIALKYAARNALLPNVTAFGLSLGAVIGGSVLVEGVFSYPGLGNLLYIAVTNHDFPLMQALFLVISISMLVAIFVVDLLYVRLDPRVRRS, encoded by the coding sequence ATGAACTACGTCCTCCGCAAGACCATTCTCTTCGTGGTCACGCTCTGGGCCGCGGTGACGATGAACTTCCTGCTGCCGCGGCTGATGCCGGGGTCGCCCGTGGACGCCGCCATCGCGAAACTCTCTCAGGGGGGCCAGCCGGTCACGAACGCGCAGCGACGTGCGATCGAGATCCAGCTCGGCTCCCCGCACGGGAGCTTCATCTCGCAGTACGTCGACTACCTCGCGAACACGGCCCGCTTCCGGTTCGGGTCGTCGTACTCCTTCCCCAACCAGACGGTCGCGCACACCATCCTGACCGCGCTGCCGTGGACGCTGCTGCTGGTCGGGATCACCACGATCGTGGCGTTCGTGGTCGGCACCCTGCTCGGGGTGTACGCCGGGTGGCGGCGCGGCACCAAGTCCGACGCCACCGTGACGGTGGGTGCCACGCTGTTCGCGGCGTTCCCGCCGTTCTGGCTGGGGCTGCTGCTGCTGTTCGTCTTCGCGTTCAAGCTCAACGCCTTCCCGATCAAGGGGGGCTACAGCCCGGGGCTGACGCCGAACCTCGGTCTCAGCTTCCTGGCCAACGCCGTCTCGCACAGCTTCCTTCCGGCGCTGACCCTGGCGATCACTTCGCTGTCGGGCTGGGTGTTCGGGATGCGCAACAACATGATCAACACCCTCGGTGAGGACTACGTGACCTTCGCCGAGGCCAACGGGCTGCGGCGCCGCACGATCGCGTTGAAGTACGCCGCCCGCAACGCTCTGCTGCCCAACGTGACCGCCTTCGGGCTGTCGCTGGGCGCGGTGATCGGCGGCTCGGTGCTGGTCGAAGGGGTGTTCAGCTACCCCGGCCTCGGGAACCTGCTCTACATCGCGGTGACCAACCACGACTTCCCGCTGATGCAGGCGCTGTTCCTGGTGATCAGCATCAGCATGCTGGTCGCGATCTTCGTCGTCGACCTCCTCTACGTCCGTCTCGACCCGAGGGTGCGCCGCTCATGA
- a CDS encoding LacI family DNA-binding transcriptional regulator: MNDKATIYEVARMSGFSTATVSRVMHDGTGFSATTRDSVLEVAARLGWVPNHSARSLARRRAGIVGLLFPDFGDDGPGSESALYVDQVIRGAERAATLAGDAILIAATRGREGLDLARSVVGKVDGMVVMAGSLAAKDLADISTRVPVVMMATHTAPHRLDFVGADNRGGAAALASHLTSTHGYDDIAFVAGPRRSPDSRERFVGFRDALLAAGLEVPDAPEAHGDFTESGGAEAVEALLAARRTPPRAIVLGNDEMAIGALTVLRRHKLRVPADVAVTGFDDIATSRHVRPTLTTVRQPMRDIGETAVGTLLSRLADRTGPRQTTVLPTELVLRASCGCSARGGQK, encoded by the coding sequence GTGAACGACAAGGCCACGATCTACGAAGTCGCTCGGATGAGCGGCTTCTCGACGGCCACCGTCTCGCGGGTGATGCACGACGGGACCGGGTTCAGCGCCACCACACGTGACTCGGTCCTCGAGGTCGCTGCCCGGCTCGGCTGGGTGCCCAACCACTCGGCTCGCAGTCTCGCCCGCCGCCGGGCCGGCATCGTCGGGCTGCTCTTCCCCGACTTCGGCGACGACGGCCCGGGCAGTGAGTCCGCGCTGTACGTCGACCAGGTCATCCGCGGCGCCGAGCGCGCGGCCACCCTGGCCGGCGACGCCATCCTGATCGCCGCCACCCGCGGTCGGGAGGGTCTCGACTTGGCGCGGTCGGTGGTCGGCAAGGTCGACGGCATGGTCGTGATGGCCGGGAGCCTCGCGGCCAAGGACCTCGCGGACATCTCGACCCGCGTGCCGGTGGTGATGATGGCGACCCACACGGCTCCGCACCGGCTGGACTTCGTCGGCGCCGACAACCGCGGTGGCGCGGCAGCACTCGCGAGCCACCTGACCTCGACCCACGGGTACGACGACATCGCCTTCGTGGCCGGGCCGCGACGATCGCCGGACTCGAGAGAGCGCTTCGTCGGCTTCCGGGATGCGCTGCTCGCGGCGGGACTCGAGGTGCCCGACGCCCCCGAAGCGCATGGAGACTTCACCGAGTCCGGCGGCGCCGAGGCGGTGGAGGCACTGCTGGCCGCCCGTCGTACGCCGCCCCGCGCGATCGTGCTCGGCAACGACGAGATGGCGATCGGCGCCCTGACGGTCCTGCGTCGCCACAAGCTCCGGGTACCCGCCGACGTGGCGGTCACCGGCTTCGACGACATCGCCACCAGCCGGCACGTCCGACCGACGCTGACCACCGTCCGCCAGCCGATGCGCGACATCGGTGAGACCGCGGTCGGGACCCTGCTGTCGCGGCTCGCCGACCGGACCGGCCCCCGCCAGACCACCGTGCTGCCCACCGAGCTCGTGCTCCGCGCGAGCTGTGGCTGCTCCGCTCGAGGAGGACAGAAGTGA
- a CDS encoding glucoamylase family protein, which produces MSNRTRLGALAASAAMAAAGLLAIPAQAHAPDATSGSGSAARTTHRGGVAPYTGLTSAQRDKLMAIARDSWKFYADDVDPHTHLPLDNLTYAGGSATPTDRGTYTSSANVGWYLMALVSASDLGIVSKATATHLANQTLREVSSLDRFHGFLFQWYDTSNGHVLLNPGQGDCASTGGTFDNCSFVSNVDNGLYAAGLVEARQAFPGARALADRLSRQMDFSIFYDARAETHCNVNRDIPGNQPTGQMYGGYYKGSPPETDTGGHYYHNGALYSDPRISAYLGMGRHEMPGNVWWRSWRELPPPAPFADCADDPDFSWQGQWPMEGSWQNITDPQSGKTFPVWEGHYRYPGTDLTYIPPFAGGMFEALMVNQVVPETSWGTHSFGLADKRIVQVQKRYATQQLGYPVWGMSPSSTADDTGGYAGYGVAGKAFPYHGAGATTADPNLRLAQCSDCADESVVTPHASFIALDPAPGAAYRNIMKLKQLFPDVYGSRGFYDAVNPTTGAVGHRILVLDQSMIMGSIDNALRDRALQRHFAADHVSAMARLYLGMEHMSL; this is translated from the coding sequence GTGAGCAACAGGACACGACTCGGGGCGCTCGCGGCGTCGGCGGCCATGGCGGCCGCCGGGCTGCTCGCGATCCCTGCTCAGGCGCACGCCCCGGACGCCACGTCGGGCAGCGGCTCCGCCGCGCGCACCACCCACCGGGGCGGCGTCGCGCCGTACACCGGGCTGACCTCGGCCCAGCGCGACAAGCTGATGGCGATCGCCCGGGACTCGTGGAAGTTCTATGCCGACGACGTGGACCCGCACACGCACCTGCCGCTCGACAACCTCACCTACGCCGGTGGCTCGGCGACGCCGACCGACCGCGGCACCTACACCTCGTCGGCCAACGTGGGCTGGTACCTCATGGCCCTGGTCTCGGCCAGCGATCTCGGGATCGTGAGCAAGGCCACCGCGACCCACCTGGCCAACCAGACGCTGCGCGAGGTGAGCAGCCTGGACCGGTTCCACGGCTTCCTGTTCCAGTGGTACGACACCTCCAACGGACACGTGCTGCTCAACCCGGGCCAGGGCGACTGTGCCTCGACCGGCGGCACCTTCGACAACTGCTCGTTCGTCTCCAACGTGGACAACGGCCTCTACGCCGCCGGGCTGGTCGAGGCCCGCCAGGCGTTCCCGGGGGCCCGGGCCCTCGCCGACCGGCTGTCGCGCCAGATGGACTTCTCGATCTTCTACGACGCCCGCGCCGAGACGCACTGCAACGTCAACCGCGACATCCCGGGCAACCAGCCGACCGGCCAGATGTACGGCGGCTACTACAAGGGAAGCCCACCGGAGACCGACACCGGCGGCCACTACTACCACAACGGCGCCCTCTACTCGGACCCGCGGATCTCGGCGTACCTCGGCATGGGCCGGCACGAGATGCCCGGCAACGTGTGGTGGCGCAGCTGGCGCGAGCTGCCCCCGCCGGCGCCGTTCGCCGACTGTGCGGACGACCCCGACTTCTCCTGGCAGGGCCAGTGGCCCATGGAGGGCAGCTGGCAGAACATCACCGACCCGCAGTCGGGCAAGACGTTCCCGGTCTGGGAGGGTCATTACCGCTACCCGGGAACCGACCTGACCTACATCCCGCCGTTCGCGGGCGGCATGTTCGAGGCCCTGATGGTCAACCAGGTCGTGCCGGAGACGTCGTGGGGCACCCACAGCTTCGGTCTGGCCGACAAGCGGATCGTCCAGGTGCAGAAGCGGTACGCCACCCAGCAGCTCGGCTACCCGGTCTGGGGCATGTCGCCCTCGAGCACCGCCGACGACACGGGCGGGTACGCCGGGTACGGCGTCGCCGGCAAGGCCTTCCCCTACCACGGGGCCGGGGCCACGACCGCCGACCCCAACCTGCGCCTCGCCCAGTGCTCCGACTGCGCCGACGAGTCGGTGGTGACGCCGCACGCGTCGTTCATCGCGCTCGACCCGGCGCCGGGAGCGGCGTACCGGAACATCATGAAGCTGAAGCAGCTGTTCCCGGACGTCTACGGCTCACGTGGCTTCTACGACGCTGTGAACCCGACGACGGGTGCCGTCGGGCACCGGATCCTGGTGCTCGACCAGTCGATGATCATGGGCTCGATCGACAACGCGCTGCGTGACCGCGCGCTGCAGCGCCACTTCGCCGCCGACCACGTGTCCGCCATGGCCCGGCTGTACCTCGGCATGGAGCACATGTCCCTCTGA
- a CDS encoding ABC transporter substrate-binding protein: MKYHSRTRSTALASSLLVVSALALGACAGSDNNTGAAGGTTLTIQGDAGNPQLVENFNPLVIPTELHGAQLMYEPLEIRSPIDGSFTPYLATGHTFKNPTTVVFKIRKGVTWSDGKPFTPQDVVFTYDLLKKDPALDSNGIWTQIKSVSASSDSVTVKFKQPNVPFVGVLAGQVIVPQHLWANVSDPEKFANTSPVGTGPFMLDKFAPTQYSLKKNPQYWQASKIAPTEVVMPAQSSNQSTNQLDVTSGKFDWSYNYLPDVQKTYVSKDSSHNIYWFPPGGTIGLFLNQTKPQYQNVDFRRGISLALNRDQIAQKAVNGYTTGASQSGLILPNLQKWLDPQIPANGNITQNTADALKEFQKAGYHQSGGKLLDSSGNQVAMSIMMPANYSDWVAAGKEVVNQLGAIGIKVTLDTPQATPYTSATQSGKFDAAFGGYGGTGDPYTDFNNTLNSAFAAPIGTATANNFERYKNPQVDAALAKLAGATSHAQQQKATDQLQKIMYSQVPVVLMYYGGSWGLFSTKNFTGWPSQSDPYTLPTSYNNAILTVVTHLKSVG, from the coding sequence ATGAAGTACCACTCTCGGACGAGGTCGACCGCGCTCGCGTCGTCGCTGCTCGTCGTGTCCGCCCTGGCTCTGGGAGCCTGCGCGGGCAGCGACAACAACACCGGCGCCGCCGGTGGGACCACGCTGACGATCCAAGGCGACGCGGGGAACCCACAGCTGGTGGAGAACTTCAACCCGCTCGTCATCCCGACCGAGCTGCACGGCGCCCAGCTGATGTACGAGCCGCTGGAGATCCGCAGCCCGATCGACGGCTCGTTCACGCCGTACCTCGCGACCGGTCACACGTTCAAGAACCCGACCACCGTGGTGTTCAAGATCCGCAAGGGCGTGACCTGGAGCGACGGCAAGCCCTTCACCCCGCAGGACGTCGTCTTCACCTACGACCTGCTGAAGAAGGACCCGGCGCTGGACTCCAACGGGATCTGGACCCAGATCAAGAGCGTCTCGGCGTCGAGCGACAGCGTGACCGTGAAGTTCAAGCAGCCGAACGTGCCCTTCGTCGGCGTCCTGGCCGGCCAGGTGATCGTCCCGCAGCACCTGTGGGCCAACGTGTCCGACCCGGAGAAGTTCGCCAACACCAGCCCGGTCGGCACCGGTCCCTTCATGCTCGACAAGTTCGCGCCGACGCAGTACTCGCTGAAGAAGAACCCCCAGTACTGGCAGGCCAGCAAGATCGCGCCGACCGAGGTCGTGATGCCGGCGCAGTCGAGCAACCAGTCGACCAACCAGCTCGACGTGACCAGCGGCAAGTTCGACTGGTCCTACAACTACCTGCCCGACGTGCAGAAGACCTACGTGAGCAAGGACTCGAGCCACAACATCTACTGGTTCCCGCCCGGCGGCACGATCGGACTGTTCCTCAACCAGACCAAGCCGCAGTACCAGAACGTCGACTTCCGGCGCGGCATCAGCCTGGCGCTGAACCGGGACCAGATCGCACAGAAGGCGGTCAACGGCTACACGACCGGCGCCAGCCAGTCGGGGCTGATCCTGCCCAACCTGCAGAAGTGGCTGGACCCGCAGATCCCCGCCAACGGCAACATCACCCAGAACACCGCCGATGCGCTCAAGGAGTTCCAGAAGGCCGGCTACCACCAGTCCGGCGGCAAGCTCCTCGACTCCTCGGGGAACCAGGTCGCGATGTCGATCATGATGCCGGCCAACTACAGCGACTGGGTCGCGGCCGGCAAGGAGGTCGTCAACCAGCTGGGTGCCATCGGCATCAAGGTCACTCTCGACACCCCGCAGGCCACGCCGTACACCAGCGCCACGCAGAGCGGGAAGTTCGATGCCGCCTTCGGTGGCTACGGCGGCACGGGTGACCCCTACACCGACTTCAACAACACGTTGAACAGCGCGTTCGCGGCGCCCATCGGCACCGCCACCGCGAACAACTTCGAGCGGTACAAGAACCCGCAGGTGGACGCCGCGCTGGCGAAGCTGGCCGGTGCCACCAGCCATGCGCAGCAGCAGAAGGCGACCGACCAGCTCCAGAAGATCATGTACAGCCAGGTCCCGGTCGTCCTCATGTACTACGGCGGCAGCTGGGGGCTCTTCTCGACGAAGAACTTCACCGGCTGGCCGTCGCAGAGCGACCCGTACACGCTGCCGACGAGCTACAACAACGCGATCCTCACCGTTGTCACGCACCTGAAGAGCGTGGGCTGA
- a CDS encoding ABC transporter ATP-binding protein: MATILEATDVSVTYQQPGGAAVHAVRDVSLSLEQGEFVGLVGESGCGKSTLGFALTRLLQPPARLTGGRIVFDGVDLASLDGEALREQRRNGIALVLQSGMNALSPVRSVEGHLRDILKAHARDGEDVSRGAVHRRGIELLEKVRLPADVLGRYPHELSGGMRQRVSIALALSLDPKLIVFDEPTTALDVIVQKAVMQTIRELQQENGFTGILISHDLGVVLEATNRVLVMYAGRIAEDQPSSELLRGAHHPYTEALLGCYADPRADDVDLGEIPGSPPDLAQPPSGCAFAPRCSLAEDVCVRVDPDLMPLGAGRAACHVRAGSAGRSDREEPSLV; encoded by the coding sequence ATGGCGACCATCCTCGAGGCGACCGACGTCAGCGTCACCTACCAACAGCCCGGCGGCGCGGCGGTGCACGCCGTCCGCGATGTCAGCCTGAGCCTCGAGCAGGGTGAGTTCGTCGGCCTCGTCGGCGAGTCGGGCTGCGGCAAGTCGACGCTCGGCTTCGCCCTGACCCGGCTCCTCCAGCCGCCGGCCCGCCTGACCGGCGGGAGGATCGTCTTCGACGGGGTCGACCTCGCCTCGCTCGACGGTGAGGCACTGCGCGAGCAGCGCCGCAACGGCATCGCCCTGGTCCTTCAGAGCGGGATGAACGCGCTCAGTCCGGTCCGCAGCGTGGAGGGGCACCTCCGCGACATCCTCAAGGCCCACGCGCGCGACGGCGAGGACGTCTCGCGGGGAGCGGTCCACCGTCGCGGGATCGAGCTGCTGGAGAAGGTGCGGCTGCCCGCGGACGTGCTGGGCAGGTACCCCCACGAGCTCTCCGGAGGCATGCGGCAACGGGTCTCGATCGCGCTGGCCCTGTCCCTTGACCCGAAGCTGATCGTCTTCGACGAGCCCACCACCGCCCTCGACGTGATCGTGCAGAAGGCCGTGATGCAGACGATCCGCGAGCTCCAGCAGGAGAACGGCTTCACCGGCATCCTGATCAGCCACGACCTCGGGGTCGTGCTCGAGGCCACCAACCGGGTGCTGGTGATGTACGCCGGGCGGATCGCCGAGGACCAGCCGAGCTCCGAGCTCCTGCGCGGGGCGCACCACCCCTACACCGAGGCCCTGCTGGGCTGCTACGCCGACCCAAGGGCCGACGACGTCGACCTCGGCGAGATCCCGGGATCGCCGCCCGACCTGGCGCAGCCGCCGTCCGGCTGTGCATTCGCCCCGCGGTGCAGCCTGGCCGAGGACGTCTGCGTGAGGGTCGACCCCGACCTGATGCCGCTCGGCGCCGGCCGTGCTGCCTGCCACGTCCGCGCCGGGAGCGCCGGCCGGAGCGACCGCGAGGAGCCCAGCCTTGTCTGA